A stretch of the Pseudoruegeria sp. SHC-113 genome encodes the following:
- the fabB gene encoding beta-ketoacyl-ACP synthase I has protein sequence MRRVVITGLGIVSPIGNNANEVLDSLMAGKSGIIREETYAENGFRSQVAGIPQIDLVEAIDKRQLRFMGPGAAYNYLAMEQAVADSGLEENEVSNVRTGLIMGSGGPSTSNFFTAHTIVKEKGAPKRMGPFMVTRCMSSTNSACLATPFKIKGVNYSITSACSTSAHCIGNGVEQIQLGKQDIVFAGGGEEVDWTLSCLFDAMGAMSSKYNDTPETASRPFDATRDGFVIGGGGGVVVLEELEHALARGAKIYCEVTGYGATSDGYDMVAPSGEGGERSMKLALSTLGEDRSVDYINAHGTSTPAGDVTEVEAVRRVFGEGNTPPIASTKSLTGHSLGATGVHEAIYSILMMENNFIAASANVTELDPALKPEEIVTTRRDNVKLDTVLSNSFGFGGTNATLVMSKYRD, from the coding sequence ATGCGCCGCGTCGTCATCACCGGGCTGGGGATCGTCTCGCCCATCGGCAACAATGCAAACGAAGTGCTGGACTCGCTGATGGCCGGCAAATCCGGCATCATCCGCGAGGAAACCTACGCCGAGAACGGCTTCCGCTCGCAGGTGGCCGGCATCCCGCAGATCGATCTGGTGGAAGCCATCGACAAGCGCCAGCTGCGCTTCATGGGGCCGGGTGCCGCCTATAACTACCTCGCGATGGAACAGGCCGTGGCCGATTCCGGGCTGGAGGAAAACGAGGTCTCCAACGTCCGCACCGGCCTGATCATGGGCTCTGGCGGTCCGTCGACCTCCAACTTCTTCACCGCCCACACCATCGTGAAGGAAAAAGGCGCGCCCAAGCGCATGGGGCCCTTCATGGTCACGCGCTGCATGTCCTCCACCAACTCCGCCTGCCTTGCGACGCCCTTCAAGATCAAGGGTGTGAACTACTCGATCACTTCGGCCTGCTCGACCTCCGCCCATTGCATCGGCAACGGCGTGGAGCAAATCCAGCTCGGCAAGCAGGACATCGTCTTTGCCGGCGGCGGCGAGGAAGTGGACTGGACGCTGTCGTGCCTGTTCGACGCGATGGGCGCGATGTCCTCCAAATACAACGACACGCCCGAAACGGCCTCCCGCCCGTTTGACGCCACCCGCGACGGTTTCGTGATCGGCGGCGGCGGCGGTGTTGTGGTGCTGGAAGAGCTGGAGCACGCGCTGGCGCGCGGCGCGAAGATCTACTGCGAAGTCACCGGCTACGGCGCCACCTCCGACGGCTACGACATGGTCGCGCCCTCTGGCGAAGGCGGCGAGCGCTCCATGAAACTCGCGCTCTCCACGCTGGGCGAGGATCGCTCGGTGGATTACATCAACGCCCACGGCACCTCGACGCCCGCAGGCGATGTGACGGAAGTGGAAGCGGTGCGCCGCGTGTTCGGCGAGGGCAACACGCCCCCGATCGCCTCCACCAAATCGCTCACCGGTCACAGCCTTGGCGCGACCGGCGTGCATGAGGCGATCTATTCGATCCTGATGATGGAGAACAACTTCATCGCCGCCTCGGCCAACGTCACCGAACTGGACCCGGCCCTGAAACCGGAAGAGATCGTCACCACCCGCCGCGACAACGTGAAACTGGATACGGTGCTCTCCAACAGCTTCGGCTTCGGCGGCACCAACGCCACGCTTGTGATGTCCAAATACCGCGACTAA
- the fabA gene encoding bifunctional 3-hydroxydecanoyl-ACP dehydratase/trans-2-decenoyl-ACP isomerase, which yields MSDYPNSFDKEDLLKCARGELFGEGNAQLPAPPMLMMDRITEISGDGGEHGKGHVVAEFDITPDLWFFDCHFPGNPIMPGCLGLDGLWQLTGFNLGWRGWQGRGYALGVGEVKLTGMVRPDRKMLTYYVDFTKAVQTRRLTMGVADGRVEADGEVIYLVKDMKVALSAN from the coding sequence ATGTCGGATTATCCGAACAGCTTTGACAAGGAAGATCTGCTGAAATGCGCGCGTGGCGAGCTGTTTGGCGAGGGCAATGCCCAGCTGCCGGCCCCGCCGATGCTGATGATGGATCGCATCACCGAGATCAGCGGCGACGGCGGTGAACACGGCAAGGGCCATGTGGTGGCGGAGTTTGATATCACGCCCGACCTCTGGTTCTTCGACTGCCACTTCCCGGGCAACCCGATCATGCCCGGCTGCCTTGGCCTTGATGGCCTATGGCAGCTGACCGGCTTCAACCTTGGCTGGCGCGGCTGGCAAGGGCGCGGCTATGCGCTTGGCGTGGGCGAAGTGAAGCTCACCGGCATGGTCCGGCCCGATCGCAAGATGCTCACCTACTACGTGGATTTCACCAAGGCCGTGCAGACGCGCCGCCTGACCATGGGCGTTGCCGATGGCCGCGTGGAAGCCGACGGAGAGGTGATCTACCTCGTCAAGGACATGAAAGTGGCCCTCTCGGCCAACTGA
- the irrA gene encoding iron response transcriptional regulator IrrA: protein MTEAQTRATDWLATSELRPTRQRTALAALLVGDGQNRHVTAESLFDAASHAGEKVSLATVYNTLRAFCDAGLLREITVDGSKSYFDTNISDHPHFYWEDSARLTDAPKEQLEIARVPDAPEGAEIAKVDVVIRLRRK, encoded by the coding sequence ATGACCGAAGCCCAGACCCGCGCCACCGATTGGCTTGCCACATCGGAGCTGCGCCCGACACGCCAGCGCACAGCACTTGCCGCGTTGCTGGTGGGCGATGGGCAGAACCGTCACGTGACGGCGGAAAGCCTGTTTGATGCGGCCAGCCATGCGGGTGAAAAGGTCTCGCTTGCGACGGTCTACAACACGCTGCGCGCTTTCTGCGATGCGGGCCTCTTGCGCGAGATCACCGTGGATGGCTCCAAGAGCTACTTTGACACCAACATCTCCGACCACCCGCATTTCTACTGGGAAGACAGTGCCCGCCTGACGGATGCGCCGAAAGAACAGCTGGAGATCGCCCGCGTGCCGGATGCGCCCGAAGGCGCGGAGATCGCCAAGGTGGACGTGGTGATCCGCCTGCGCCGGAAATAA
- a CDS encoding peptidylprolyl isomerase, whose protein sequence is MTEIKSGDTVRIHYKGTLDDGSVFDSSEGRDPLEFTVGSGQIIPGLDEALPGMAVGESKSVTIAPEKAYGPSHDEARQSVPRAQIPAEIPLEVGIQLQMQTPDGRAIPVTVVEITEDSVTLDANHPLAGKALTFDFEIVSIN, encoded by the coding sequence ATGACCGAGATCAAATCGGGCGATACCGTCCGCATTCACTACAAGGGCACACTGGACGACGGTTCCGTCTTTGACTCCTCCGAAGGCCGCGACCCGCTGGAATTCACTGTCGGCTCCGGCCAGATCATCCCGGGTCTGGACGAAGCCCTGCCCGGCATGGCCGTGGGCGAGAGCAAATCCGTGACCATCGCGCCTGAGAAGGCCTATGGTCCCTCCCACGACGAAGCCCGCCAATCCGTGCCCCGCGCCCAGATCCCGGCGGAGATTCCGCTGGAAGTCGGCATCCAACTGCAGATGCAAACCCCCGATGGCCGCGCCATCCCGGTGACGGTTGTCGAGATCACCGAGGACAGCGTCACGCTGGACGCCAACCACCCGCTGGCGGGCAAGGCGCTGACCTTCGATTTCGAAATCGTTTCGATCAACTGA
- the miaB gene encoding tRNA (N6-isopentenyl adenosine(37)-C2)-methylthiotransferase MiaB, with the protein MSAPKKLYIKTYGCQMNVYDSERMAETLGGSGYVTTDSPDDADMILLNTCHIREKAAEKIYSELGRFKPLKAEKPDLKIGVAGCVAQAEGEEIMKRQPMVDLVVGPQSYHRLPAMEAKARAGEKALDTDFPEEDKFEHLKARPKAQRGPTAFLTVQEGCDKFCAFCVVPYTRGAEVSRPAERILAEARDLVERGVREITLLGQNVNAYHGVGEGGDWSLARLIWALNEIDGLARIRFTTSHPNDMSDELIAAHGECEKLMPYLHLPVQSGSDRILKAMNRKHTAQDYLRLIERIRAARPDILLSGDFIVGFPGETDEDFADTMALVEEVKYGQAFSFKYSTRPGTPAAEKPQIDDDVAAFRLQELQALIVRQQREVQESMVGRTVRVLFEKKGRLDGQMVGKSEYLHAVHVQAPEVARGEIRPVRITRSETNSLGGELLA; encoded by the coding sequence ATGTCCGCACCCAAGAAGCTCTACATCAAGACCTATGGCTGCCAGATGAACGTCTACGACAGCGAGCGTATGGCGGAAACGCTGGGCGGCTCGGGCTATGTGACGACGGACAGCCCGGATGATGCGGATATGATCCTGCTCAACACCTGCCACATCCGCGAAAAGGCGGCTGAGAAGATCTACTCGGAGCTGGGCCGCTTCAAGCCGCTGAAGGCAGAGAAGCCGGATCTGAAGATCGGCGTGGCGGGCTGCGTGGCGCAAGCCGAGGGCGAAGAGATCATGAAGCGCCAGCCGATGGTGGATCTCGTGGTAGGGCCACAGAGCTATCACCGCCTGCCCGCGATGGAGGCCAAGGCGCGCGCGGGTGAGAAGGCTTTGGACACCGATTTCCCCGAGGAAGACAAGTTCGAGCACCTGAAAGCGCGCCCCAAGGCGCAGCGCGGGCCGACGGCCTTTCTCACGGTGCAGGAGGGCTGCGACAAGTTCTGTGCCTTCTGCGTGGTGCCCTACACGCGCGGGGCGGAAGTCAGCCGCCCGGCAGAGCGCATTCTGGCGGAGGCGCGCGATCTGGTGGAGCGCGGCGTGCGCGAGATCACACTCCTGGGTCAGAACGTCAACGCCTACCACGGCGTGGGCGAGGGCGGCGACTGGAGCCTCGCACGGCTGATCTGGGCCCTGAACGAGATCGACGGGCTGGCCCGCATCCGCTTCACCACGAGCCACCCCAACGACATGAGCGATGAGCTGATCGCGGCCCATGGGGAGTGCGAAAAACTGATGCCCTACCTGCATTTGCCGGTGCAATCGGGCTCGGACCGCATCCTCAAGGCAATGAACCGCAAGCACACCGCGCAGGATTACCTGCGCCTGATCGAGCGCATTCGCGCCGCGCGGCCCGACATCCTCTTGTCGGGCGATTTCATCGTCGGCTTCCCCGGCGAAACCGATGAGGATTTCGCCGACACGATGGCACTCGTGGAAGAGGTGAAATACGGGCAGGCGTTCTCCTTCAAGTATTCCACCCGCCCCGGCACGCCCGCCGCAGAAAAGCCACAAATCGACGATGATGTCGCCGCATTTCGCCTGCAAGAGCTACAGGCGCTCATCGTGCGGCAACAGCGCGAGGTGCAAGAGTCGATGGTGGGCCGGACGGTCAGGGTGCTCTTCGAGAAGAAGGGCCGATTGGACGGCCAGATGGTGGGTAAATCAGAGTATCTCCACGCGGTGCATGTGCAGGCACCGGAGGTGGCGCGGGGCGAGATCCGCCCGGTGAGAATCACCCGAAGCGAAACCAATTCGCTCGGCGGAGAGCTGCTGGCCTGA
- a CDS encoding OmpA family protein: MFQHLTRLAGALAAVAALGVGAQDVAAQEARTIVGKKKVPTIWVDPDGCEHWVMDDGWEGYMSPHVRRDGTPVCRQVNTCAVMNTDTLFATDRSAISSAGKQSLANFFRGAGATSYIIVGHTDSRASDEYNMRLSERRAKSVAAVAQSTGVRIADVRWYGERQPKASNSTAAGRKENRRVEVLCVR, encoded by the coding sequence GTGTTTCAACATCTGACCAGACTGGCGGGTGCGCTTGCGGCTGTTGCGGCTCTTGGGGTTGGGGCCCAGGATGTGGCGGCGCAGGAAGCCCGGACCATCGTAGGCAAGAAAAAAGTCCCCACGATCTGGGTTGATCCAGATGGCTGTGAGCATTGGGTCATGGACGACGGCTGGGAAGGCTACATGAGCCCCCACGTGCGCCGCGATGGTACCCCGGTGTGCCGCCAGGTGAACACCTGCGCCGTGATGAACACCGATACGCTCTTTGCAACAGATCGCAGCGCCATCAGCAGCGCGGGCAAGCAGAGCCTTGCGAATTTCTTCCGCGGAGCCGGAGCAACCTCCTACATCATCGTGGGCCATACCGACAGCCGCGCGAGCGACGAATACAACATGCGCCTGTCCGAGCGCCGCGCGAAATCTGTGGCCGCCGTGGCGCAGTCCACGGGCGTGCGCATCGCCGATGTGCGCTGGTATGGCGAGCGTCAGCCGAAAGCCTCCAACAGCACGGCGGCCGGGCGGAAAGAAAACCGCCGCGTCGAAGTTCTGTGCGTTCGCTGA
- a CDS encoding PhoH family protein translates to MGISALTPPPTSEEVLETLLEFPDNRLLIDLCGEFDRNLAQIEQQLSVQIIRRGNQLALMGEADSRAKAATVLGALYQRLEAGREVEPGDIDGEIRMGGSAEGTGVRDGDQLEMFKGGKVEIQTRKKLIEPRTEAQKAYVQALYNNELAFGIGPAGTGKTYLAVAVGVNMFINGHVDRIILSRPAVEAGERLGFLPGAMEDKVDPYMQPLYDALNDFLPGKQVEKLKEEKRIEIAPLAFMRGRTLSNAFVVLDEAQNATTMQMKMFLTRLGEGSRMVITGDRSQVDLPRGVMSGLRDAERILAGVDSISFNYFTAKDVVRHPLVAKIIEAYEADEEG, encoded by the coding sequence TTGGGCATCAGTGCGCTCACCCCACCGCCGACGTCGGAAGAGGTTCTCGAAACCCTTCTGGAATTCCCTGACAACCGCCTCTTGATCGATTTGTGCGGGGAATTTGACCGAAACCTTGCCCAGATCGAACAACAGCTCTCGGTGCAGATCATTCGCCGTGGCAACCAGCTTGCCCTTATGGGCGAAGCCGACAGCCGCGCCAAGGCGGCCACCGTGCTGGGTGCGCTGTACCAGCGGCTGGAAGCCGGGCGCGAGGTTGAGCCCGGTGACATCGACGGCGAGATCCGCATGGGCGGCTCGGCGGAAGGCACCGGCGTGCGCGATGGCGATCAGCTTGAGATGTTCAAGGGCGGCAAGGTCGAGATCCAGACCCGCAAGAAGCTGATCGAGCCGCGCACCGAGGCCCAGAAGGCCTATGTGCAGGCGCTCTACAACAACGAACTGGCTTTCGGCATTGGCCCCGCCGGCACGGGCAAAACCTATCTCGCCGTCGCCGTGGGCGTGAACATGTTCATCAACGGCCATGTGGACCGCATCATCCTCTCCCGTCCCGCCGTGGAAGCGGGCGAGCGGCTGGGCTTCCTGCCCGGCGCGATGGAGGACAAGGTCGATCCCTACATGCAGCCGCTCTATGACGCGCTGAACGATTTCCTGCCCGGCAAGCAGGTGGAGAAGCTGAAAGAGGAAAAGCGCATCGAGATCGCGCCGCTGGCCTTCATGCGCGGGCGCACGCTGTCCAACGCTTTCGTGGTGCTGGACGAGGCGCAGAACGCCACGACCATGCAGATGAAGATGTTCCTCACCCGTCTTGGCGAGGGCAGCCGCATGGTGATCACCGGCGACCGTTCGCAGGTGGATCTGCCGCGCGGCGTGATGAGCGGCTTGCGCGACGCGGAACGGATCCTTGCGGGCGTGGACAGCATCTCGTTCAACTATTTCACCGCCAAGGACGTGGTGCGCCATCCGCTGGTGGCGAAAATCATCGAAGCCTACGAGGCCGACGAGGAGGGCTGA
- the ybeY gene encoding rRNA maturation RNase YbeY: MQLDVLIEDERWDTAGLEAIAEAAAVAVAGVLALDAEDWEVSLMGCDDTRIAALNTEFRSKPTPTNVLSWPSEERAADTPGGTPDLPEADLPGMPVELGDIAIAWDTCAREAQEAGKPFEAHVTHLVVHGILHLLGYDHINDADAALMEGLEVRILAKLGLPDPYSS, encoded by the coding sequence TTGCAGCTTGATGTGCTGATCGAGGATGAGCGTTGGGACACGGCGGGGCTTGAGGCCATTGCCGAAGCCGCTGCCGTGGCCGTGGCCGGCGTGCTTGCGCTGGACGCCGAGGATTGGGAAGTCAGCCTCATGGGCTGCGATGACACCCGCATCGCCGCGCTCAACACCGAGTTCCGCAGCAAGCCCACCCCCACCAACGTGCTCTCCTGGCCGTCCGAGGAACGCGCGGCCGATACGCCGGGCGGCACGCCCGATCTGCCCGAGGCCGATCTGCCGGGGATGCCCGTCGAGCTTGGAGACATCGCCATCGCCTGGGACACCTGCGCCCGTGAAGCGCAGGAGGCTGGCAAGCCGTTTGAGGCGCATGTGACGCATCTTGTTGTGCACGGCATTCTTCATTTGTTGGGTTATGATCACATAAACGACGCCGATGCCGCCCTTATGGAAGGTCTTGAGGTGCGGATACTTGCGAAACTGGGTCTGCCTGACCCATATTCATCCTAG
- a CDS encoding hemolysin family protein yields MGDTTDGSSNAAHGAQETDTSSDRGFFGRIMDALASPEANGTEAEGAASNPSQPVAGMVNLRRMRVEDVAIPTADITAVAADIGLPELIEVFRESGFTRLPVFENTLDTPIGFVNLKDLALKHGFNGGGGDLDLRAIVRQLLYVPPSMPIGVLLQKMQTERIHMALVIDEYGGVDGLVTIEDLIEQVIGEIEDEHDTDEDKLWIEEKPGQYLVEAKTPLEEFEAEISQSLTDSLDDEEIDTLGGLVFVLTGRIPARGEVVEHPDGPEFEVVDADPRRIKRLRVHVPGAEGA; encoded by the coding sequence ATGGGCGACACCACCGACGGGTCTTCTAACGCAGCGCACGGCGCGCAGGAGACCGACACGAGCAGCGACCGCGGGTTTTTTGGCCGTATCATGGACGCGCTCGCCTCCCCCGAAGCAAACGGAACCGAAGCCGAAGGTGCGGCGTCCAATCCCTCCCAGCCCGTGGCTGGCATGGTCAACCTGCGCCGCATGCGGGTGGAAGATGTGGCGATCCCCACAGCCGATATCACCGCCGTGGCCGCCGACATCGGCCTGCCGGAGCTGATCGAGGTCTTCCGCGAAAGCGGCTTCACTCGGCTGCCGGTCTTCGAGAACACGCTCGATACCCCCATCGGCTTCGTGAACCTGAAGGATCTGGCGCTGAAGCATGGCTTCAACGGCGGTGGTGGTGATCTGGATCTGCGCGCCATCGTGCGCCAGCTTCTCTATGTGCCGCCCTCCATGCCCATCGGCGTGTTGCTGCAGAAAATGCAGACCGAACGCATCCACATGGCGCTGGTGATCGACGAATACGGCGGTGTGGATGGGCTCGTGACCATCGAGGATCTGATCGAACAGGTCATCGGGGAGATCGAGGACGAACACGACACCGATGAGGACAAACTCTGGATCGAGGAAAAGCCGGGCCAGTATCTGGTGGAGGCCAAGACCCCGCTGGAGGAGTTCGAGGCCGAGATCAGCCAGAGCCTGACGGATTCGCTGGACGACGAGGAGATCGACACCCTCGGCGGTCTTGTCTTCGTGCTGACCGGGCGCATCCCTGCGCGCGGCGAAGTGGTGGAGCACCCGGACGGACCGGAGTTCGAAGTGGTGGACGCCGATCCGCGCCGCATCAAGCGGCTGCGCGTGCATGTGCCGGGCGCGGAAGGCGCTTAA
- the lnt gene encoding apolipoprotein N-acyltransferase, which produces MSELAQRARPAGWLAGRRVCAVAFAAGLLAATGHAPLNLWYCALPALAAALLCLRRAESLRGAAWIGWWAGLGYVGGTHFWIVQPFFVEVARHGWMAPFALLFMAGGIALFWAAAYGAAYALGRTPRARLLALALTMTLMEVARVYVFTGFPWAAASMIWLPTPVAQLAALVGPFGLALFTYGLLALPLAFAGRSRWLALGVAGLALFAAWGWGAARLAAPLPDTGQTVRVIQPNAPQHEKWHPDYVGMFFRRQLMLSAEGPETPDVVVWPETSLAWWLDDSGSAFDQMASAAGAPLIFGAQRRDGARYYNSLAVLSPEAQLQAVYDKHHLVPFGEYVPFGDLLAKIGIHGLAANEGGGYSAGPGAQVLDLGPLGRVLPLICYEAIFARDVAAAPERADWIVQITNDAWFGELAMPYQHLDQSRMRAIEQGLPLVRAANTGVSAVMDAKGRIKAALPMGQAGALDAALPAPLPPTAYARMGNLPVFALLAVLFLSALALRLRKPD; this is translated from the coding sequence TTGAGCGAATTGGCGCAGAGGGCCCGCCCCGCCGGGTGGCTGGCGGGCCGTCGCGTCTGTGCCGTGGCGTTTGCAGCGGGCCTTCTGGCCGCCACCGGCCACGCCCCCCTGAACCTCTGGTATTGCGCCTTGCCCGCTCTGGCGGCGGCGCTTCTGTGCCTGCGACGGGCGGAAAGCCTGCGCGGGGCGGCTTGGATCGGCTGGTGGGCCGGGCTCGGCTATGTGGGAGGCACCCATTTCTGGATCGTGCAGCCCTTCTTCGTGGAAGTGGCCCGCCACGGCTGGATGGCTCCCTTCGCGCTGCTGTTCATGGCCGGGGGCATCGCGCTGTTCTGGGCGGCCGCCTATGGCGCAGCCTATGCGCTGGGCCGCACGCCCCGTGCACGGCTGCTCGCGCTCGCCCTCACCATGACGCTGATGGAAGTGGCGCGGGTCTATGTGTTCACCGGGTTTCCATGGGCGGCGGCCAGCATGATCTGGCTGCCCACCCCCGTGGCGCAGCTCGCTGCGCTCGTCGGGCCTTTCGGACTGGCGCTTTTCACCTATGGCCTGCTGGCCCTACCGCTGGCCTTTGCTGGGCGTTCACGGTGGCTTGCGTTGGGTGTGGCGGGGCTGGCTCTGTTCGCCGCATGGGGCTGGGGCGCGGCACGGCTTGCAGCGCCTCTGCCCGATACTGGCCAAACCGTCCGCGTGATCCAGCCCAACGCGCCGCAGCATGAGAAATGGCACCCCGACTACGTGGGCATGTTCTTCCGCAGGCAGCTCATGCTGAGTGCCGAAGGCCCTGAGACGCCCGACGTGGTGGTCTGGCCCGAAACCTCGCTTGCGTGGTGGCTGGATGATTCCGGATCGGCCTTTGACCAAATGGCCTCTGCCGCAGGTGCGCCGCTGATCTTCGGCGCGCAACGCCGGGACGGTGCGCGCTACTACAACAGCCTCGCGGTGCTCTCGCCCGAGGCGCAGCTGCAAGCGGTTTATGACAAGCACCACCTCGTGCCCTTCGGCGAATATGTGCCCTTCGGGGATCTCTTGGCGAAGATCGGCATCCACGGGCTCGCGGCCAATGAGGGCGGCGGCTACAGCGCCGGGCCGGGCGCGCAGGTGCTGGATCTCGGCCCCCTTGGCCGGGTGCTGCCGCTGATCTGCTACGAGGCGATCTTTGCCCGCGATGTGGCGGCTGCGCCGGAGCGGGCGGACTGGATCGTGCAGATCACCAATGACGCGTGGTTCGGTGAGCTGGCCATGCCCTACCAGCATCTCGACCAATCCCGCATGCGGGCCATCGAGCAGGGGCTGCCGCTCGTGCGGGCGGCCAACACAGGTGTCTCCGCCGTGATGGACGCCAAGGGCCGGATCAAAGCCGCGCTGCCGATGGGGCAGGCCGGGGCGCTTGATGCCGCGCTGCCCGCCCCTTTGCCGCCCACGGCCTATGCGCGTATGGGCAACCTGCCCGTTTTCGCTCTGCTGGCTGTGCTTTTCCTGTCAGCCCTCGCCCTGCGCCTTCGCAAGCCGGATTGA
- the metK gene encoding methionine adenosyltransferase, translating to MSRNSYTFTSESVSEGHPDKVCDRISDAVLDAFLAEEPEARVACETFATTDRVVIGGEVGLSDQDKLKEYMGRIDAIARDCIRDIGYEQDKFHWETVEITNLLHEQSAHIAQGVDASAEKDEGAGDQGIMFGYATDETPELMPAPILYAHAMLRRLAEVRKNGTEPYLGPDAKSQLSVRYVDGKPVEVTSVVLSTQHLKEDLSSADVRAIVEPYIRETLPEGWLTPKTVWHVNPTGKFVIGGPDGDAGLTGRKIIVDTYGGAAPHGGGAFSGKDPTKVDRSAAYAARYLAKNVVAAGLGKRCTVQLSYAIGVAEPQSIYVDTHGTGEVDDGAIEAAIGQVMSLTPRGIRTHLQLNKPIYQRTAAYGHFGRAPEADGGFSWEKTDLVDVLKGAL from the coding sequence ATGTCCCGCAATTCCTATACGTTCACCTCTGAATCCGTTTCCGAGGGCCACCCCGACAAGGTCTGTGACCGGATTTCGGACGCCGTTCTGGACGCCTTTCTCGCCGAAGAACCCGAAGCCCGCGTTGCCTGTGAGACCTTCGCCACCACCGATCGCGTGGTGATCGGCGGTGAGGTGGGCCTGAGCGATCAGGACAAGCTGAAAGAATACATGGGCCGGATCGACGCCATCGCGCGCGATTGCATCCGCGACATCGGCTACGAGCAGGACAAGTTCCACTGGGAAACGGTGGAAATCACCAACCTGCTGCACGAGCAATCCGCCCATATCGCGCAAGGGGTGGATGCCTCTGCCGAGAAGGATGAAGGCGCGGGCGATCAGGGCATCATGTTCGGCTACGCCACCGATGAAACGCCCGAGTTGATGCCGGCCCCGATCCTCTACGCCCACGCCATGCTGCGCCGCCTTGCCGAGGTGCGCAAGAATGGCACCGAGCCCTACCTCGGGCCGGATGCGAAATCCCAGCTCTCGGTGCGCTACGTGGACGGAAAGCCCGTGGAGGTGACCTCTGTTGTGCTTTCCACCCAGCACCTGAAAGAGGATCTGAGCAGCGCCGATGTGCGCGCCATCGTGGAGCCCTATATCCGCGAAACCCTGCCAGAAGGCTGGCTGACGCCGAAGACCGTCTGGCACGTGAACCCGACGGGCAAATTCGTGATCGGCGGCCCGGATGGCGACGCCGGTCTGACCGGGCGCAAGATCATCGTGGACACCTACGGCGGGGCCGCGCCTCACGGCGGCGGTGCCTTCTCCGGCAAGGATCCGACCAAGGTGGACCGCTCTGCCGCCTATGCCGCGCGCTATCTGGCGAAGAACGTGGTGGCTGCCGGGCTTGGCAAACGCTGCACGGTGCAGCTTTCCTACGCCATCGGCGTGGCCGAGCCGCAATCGATCTACGTGGACACCCACGGCACGGGCGAAGTGGATGATGGGGCCATCGAGGCTGCCATCGGGCAGGTGATGAGCCTCACCCCGCGCGGCATCCGCACCCATCTGCAGCTGAACAAGCCGATCTACCAGCGCACGGCGGCCTATGGCCACTTCGGCCGCGCGCCTGAGGCTGATGGCGGTTTCAGCTGGGAAAAAACCGATCTGGTCGATGTGCTGAAAGGCGCGCTCTGA
- a CDS encoding bile acid:sodium symporter family protein, producing MRLTSLPNQGRTEMLIDVGLPLSLAIIMFSLGFGLTFADFGRVLTMPKAVLIGMLGQMALVPLAAFLLLQVFEMPPAFAFGVMLLSFSPGGVTSNMLTKMGGGNVALSITLTAVVSLLAVLTMPLLVAWAAGAFLGEAGPEIDVTSIAITMFAITAVPVLLGLLLRHVAPGLAERGEGLLSRVALVLFVLVVVGALAANWDLFVSNVGHLAPLLVVLNLVLLAAGLLLARLLGLTGADARCISVEMGVQNATVAITVAGLIAGQAGIGEFAIPAAVYGIIMYLVTIPALYGLRALTPQT from the coding sequence CTGCGGCTAACCTCCCTTCCAAATCAGGGGAGGACTGAAATGCTGATCGACGTGGGCCTGCCGCTATCGCTGGCCATCATCATGTTTTCACTGGGCTTTGGCCTGACGTTTGCCGATTTCGGTCGGGTGCTGACAATGCCCAAGGCGGTGCTCATCGGCATGCTGGGCCAGATGGCTCTGGTGCCGCTGGCGGCTTTCCTGTTGTTGCAGGTGTTTGAGATGCCGCCCGCCTTTGCCTTCGGCGTGATGCTGTTGAGCTTTAGTCCCGGCGGGGTGACGTCGAACATGCTCACCAAGATGGGCGGCGGTAACGTGGCGCTGTCGATCACGCTGACGGCGGTTGTCAGCCTGCTCGCGGTGCTGACGATGCCGCTCCTTGTGGCCTGGGCGGCTGGCGCTTTCCTGGGCGAGGCCGGCCCCGAGATCGACGTGACCTCGATTGCCATCACCATGTTCGCCATCACCGCCGTGCCGGTGCTTCTGGGCCTTTTGCTGCGCCATGTCGCGCCGGGGCTGGCGGAGCGCGGCGAGGGCCTGCTGTCGCGCGTGGCGCTCGTGCTTTTCGTGCTGGTGGTCGTCGGGGCGCTGGCGGCGAACTGGGATCTGTTCGTCAGCAACGTGGGCCATCTCGCGCCGCTATTGGTGGTGCTGAACCTCGTGCTGCTGGCCGCAGGGCTTCTGCTGGCGCGGCTGCTGGGGCTCACGGGCGCGGATGCGCGCTGTATCTCGGTTGAGATGGGGGTGCAGAACGCCACCGTCGCGATCACCGTGGCCGGGCTGATCGCCGGTCAGGCGGGGATCGGCGAGTTCGCGATCCCGGCGGCGGTCTATGGCATCATCATGTATCTGGTGACGATCCCGGCGCTCTACGGCTTGCGCGCGCTGACCCCGCAAACTTGA